A stretch of DNA from Candidatus Methylomirabilota bacterium:
TCGTGCAGATGTTTGACCACGTGAAACTTGTCGAAGACGATCTTGCGGTCGGCGGCCGGCAGATGCGCCCGGGTGGACTGCACGTAGGGCTCCCACATGTCCATCGCCATGGCGTCGATCCCTGCCACTTGCTCGGCCGTGAGCGTGGTCCAGAAGGCGTCCAGACTCTCCTGCTTGCGGTCGTCGGTGAGAGAGAGCACCCGGCTGCGATCGAGATCGGCGACCACGGTGAGGTGCCGCTTGGCGATGGCTTTCTCGTCCACACCGAGATGGGGCACGACGTCCGCCTGGCGCCGGGCCAGCCCCCGGCGCACCGCGCGAGCCTTAATGCCCCAGGCTTCGTCCCAGCTGATGCGCAGCACTCGCTTCGCCCCGGTCACCGAGCACTCCCACAGCAGATCAATTGCCAGTCGCTCAAACAATGCCGTGAACTGCGAGCCGGGTTCCGCCCACGGCACCCGGATCTGCTTCACCCCATGCACCCCGCAGTCGATCCGGGGAACGTCCGCTTCGATCCACGTCGTGACCTGGCAGGTGTCCAGATGCCGCCACCGCCGCGGTCGACTGTCGTAGCGCTCCGGCCCCACTCCCGCATTCGGGACACGCAAACGGCCCCGGCCCGGCCTCCACCCGGACGACCACCTGCTCCCCCTTCACGTCCAAGTCGACGCTCGCCACCGTCCACGGCGGCGTCAGCCCCAAGATCGCTCGGTACAGCTCCGTATCGCGCATCGCTCCGTCCCCCTCTCGGCAGGGCGGAGCATAGCCTGGGCACCCAGTCACCCACACGATTCCCGGAAGAGCCATTCTTATAGACCAACAGCACCGAGGGCGCTCCCCTTGACCGCTCTGGGCCACCACACTAAGCTCTCGGCACCTGTCTGACCTGCCCCGGCTGGGAGGCCTCGCTATGCAGTGTCCCCGGTGCCAGCAGGACAACCCGGCCCATGCGAGGTTCTGCCTCGGCTGCGGAGCTCGCCTCGCGCTCGCCTGCGGCTCCTGTGGCGCAGAATTACCCGGGTCCGCCCGCTTCTGCCTCCAGTGCGGCCAGGCCGTCGTCGCGGGCACCGCGGCTCCGATTCGTTCGCCCGCCCCGGAGACTTACACCCCCAGGCACTTGGCCGAGAAAATCCTCACCTCCAAGGGGGCCCTGGAGGGCGAGCGCAAGCAGGTCACCGTCCTCTTCGCCGACATGAAGGGCTCCATGGAGCTCCTGGCCGACCGCGATCCGGAGGAAGCACGAAAGATCCTCGACCCCGTGCTCGAGCGGATGATGGACGCGGTGCATCGCTACGAGGGCACCGTGAACCAGGTCATGGGCGACGGCATCATGGCTCTCTTCGGCGCGCCCCTCGCCCATGAGGACCATGCGGTACGCGCCTGTTATGCGGCGCTCCGCATGCACGATGCCATCCGCCGCTACGCAGAGGACGCACGGCGGACCCACGGCGTCGAGGTGCAGATCCGCGTCGGCCTGAATTCGGGCGACGTGGTGGTCCGCTCGGTGGGCAGCGACCTCCGCATGGACTACACTGCCGTCGGGCAGACCACAAATCTCGCTGCGCGCATGGAGCAGCTCGCGCCGGCGGGCACCACCCGCCTCACCGCCGAGACGCTGCGCCTCGCCGAGGAGTTCGTGCAAGTCCGCTCG
This window harbors:
- a CDS encoding ISL3 family transposase, with product MGPERYDSRPRRWRHLDTCQVTTWIEADVPRIDCGVHGVKQIRVPWAEPGSQFTALFERLAIDLLWECSVTGAKRVLRISWDEAWGIKARAVRRGLARRQADVVPHLGVDEKAIAKRHLTVVADLDRSRVLSLTDDRKQESLDAFWTTLTAEQVAGIDAMAMDMWEPYVQSTRAHLPAADRKIVFDKFHVVKHLHDAVDQVRRGEHRTLKRSGDDRLTGSKYLWLMRPKDMTPDQQTAFRVLKRQDLKVARAWLLKEGFAAFWAYTYPGAAEKFAARWYWRATHSRLKPMAGVAKLIKRHLPNLLTYLQHRITNAGLEAVNSVIQGVKKTARGFRNAEHFKTAIYFRCGGLDLYPHESR